A genomic segment from Diospyros lotus cultivar Yz01 chromosome 5, ASM1463336v1, whole genome shotgun sequence encodes:
- the LOC127802245 gene encoding uncharacterized protein LOC127802245 yields MLTIDVPQGSWMNPILDYLQNDKLPKDKLEARRLRARVAQYYIYDDRLYKRGFFASLLRCIDGTDCQTVLEEIHAGYCGNHATTLSLAQKGLRQGFYWPTIK; encoded by the coding sequence ATGTTGACGATAGATGTGCCCCAAGGCTCATGGATGAATCCCATATTGGACTATCTGCAAAATGATAAGCTGCCAAAAGATAAGTTGGAGGCACGAAGGCTGCGAGCTCGAGTAGCTCAGTACTACATCTACGATGATAGATTATACAAGAGAGGGTTTTTCGCCTCGCTTCTAAGGTGCATTGATGGCACCGACTGTCAAACTGTGCTGGAAGAAATTCACGCGGGCTATTGCGGTAATCATGCTACAACACTTTCATTGGCACAAAAAGGACTTCGACAGGGGTTTTACTGGCCCACGATAAAGTAA